AAAATTTATAGATAATTCTTGTTCAGAATGCTATTTATGGATACGAGTAATCAAGAgttcaaaaatgatttttttaaaaaggagttcaaaaatgattaaaataattgcAAAGTGGATTTTGCTGAGAACTTTGTTATTACTAAGATTATCCTgtcaaaaatgattaaaataattattatcattgtcAGCGCTGAGACTGAGTGTGTTACAAAAAGGAGAGAGGTTAAACTTAACCAcattaagaaagagattgaactttattttctttttgctaatCTTAATTTATTGTACTATTTTTTGCGCTTCTTCCTTCACCTAGTAAGTAATATATTCTCCTTGCTTTTGCTTAAAGATTGTTAGCTAGGAATTGGATGCTGAAATGCCATTggaataatcaaattatatggaaagatttttcatttttctctttaaagagTTTGAACATATGATTGGAACAAATTAACAAACGAATTCATGTGAAATACCACATAAGATCAATTTGCGGGAATTAACCGCACAGCACTTATTGGATTTCTAACatgaaataaaacaatatttttcctAATGATCTCAGGGTTTGGTCTAGAATACGCCATTTTCCTTGCGTATACCCATCATAATTctatctctttttctcttctataAAACTATGATGCTTTTAACTTAACTAGACAGTATACACAGTGACCCCTCCACATGATGCTATACTTATTCACACAAGAGCAACCTCTTGAGCTTGCTCTTGCTGCTTCTGAATTCCTGTGATGTGTCCAACATAAAGATGAGTCCCACAAGAATCAGATTGAGGAAGCCTTTGTCTCTTTCCACCTTCAGACATGCATTTCACAAACTCCACAAAGTGCCTCCAATTGTCTCCCTCAAACAACCTCCTATTCATTCTCAGATAAGTGAATGCAGCCAATCCAGAACCAGAGTTACTTGTTGACAGAACTTGAGAAAATGCACCTGCATCATATCTCTCAAGTGCATTCTCCCCAGCAAGTTCTGCTCCTGCTGTTCTGGCTGCCATCTTCACTTGATGAACCAACCCCTCAGGGGAACAATGCTCATGTTGCTCTCTGTCCCTCATTTCCATGCAGGTGAAGTTTAACACAACTCCATGTTTTGCCACCATTTGTGCTATTGGTAGGTATCCATCGCGAAACCGCGTGTTGTAGTAGCCTGCAGTTAGTTCAGCCGCGTGTGACCTAGTCTTGTAGTGCCAATGAATTCCAGCTACTTTGGCAGATAGTTTCACCCCACATGAGTTGAATATGCCTTTGGCTGATACAAGGATTTTCTCACCATGTTCAACAAGTTTGGTGGAGTACCAGTCAAGGAAGAATTGTCCATATTCTGTGTTCCATGTACCTTCCCTTTTGAAAAATCCAGTGTCTTCAGGAAATTGGTTGTATTGGCCTGAGTCATGTGGTCCACTTTTCCCCCACTCTTTCTTCCCAATGGCCTCAGTTGATGCTTCCAAGGAAGCTCTCATATACTGTATGACAAACGAGTCCTTTTAGTAAAACACACAGGAAAcccaaaaaggagaaaattcacttctagatattttgaaatttgtcaTATTTGAGATGTATTTGTTATCACAAAGCTCGAGATTTTAGGGGTCCAATTGTTATGGAGCATGTGTGACATTAGCATGCTTTTACACCGTGTTTGAAAAATAGTGCAAatttatgacttcaatttttttttttttacaatacctTGTCATAGCACTGGAATTCTCCAATTCCCGGAAACCTCCATGTTCCATTGCTTTCTGGATAAGACGGATATCTCAGCTCCCCACAAGGACCCATCCCCACTTGAATTTCCTGCAAATAAATTAGGGCTTAATATCTGTCAACAAATGCATCAATTTCtactttattattatcaattaaaagtGCTTCCCCTCCATTCCACTTAAAACTAGTCcattatatttgattatttatgcACATATGGTTGAAAATTCAAGGGTGAATTAAAGGACAAATTCTAGTTCCATGATTTGATATTATTGATTAGTCATAATCGGGATGCTATGTGTGGTTGTTAATGTAGTCAATGCAATTAAGATCGTTGTTATCTTAAAATTTGAGCTAAGTTTCTTCCATACTCTGTCCACTAATTAACCCCAAAGTTGAAGCACAAGTTGGTGTGTTACTTACAATGATAACACTGCCCAAATAGTCTCTGAATCTGTGACGGAAGCTCCTCATGTAATCAGAGTAGACTTGAAGGGGAGTCCTTCCTCGCAGAACAGGCATTGAATCACAGCCCAATGAGATGTACTCAGGATTCCTCCTCCCTGATCTGTCTGTGTAAACCATCTCAGGGTTCTTTCTGATTTCTTCCAACACCCATGGAGGTAGAGGAatgctggaaaaaaaaaaactcaattaaaaacaaaattaatccccaatttttttatttataaatgcaAAACAAGCAATATGCtatattatcataaataaactaaattgcGTGATTGATATCATTCGAAATTAATCCCCAACTAAATTACTAGTTCgcttgattttaaataaatattcataagTTTGGTTCTaggttgaaaaaataattttagaggagagttgttttcaaattaaaacaacttttaataaattttgctttgattcaataaaaaaatttcactactaattttcttttaaaataaaaaaactcatattTATCACCATATTTCGGCTCTTACACCAtaatgggattttttttttttaaattacgagGGAATAAATGTTACTTTGAAgtacaattttattataaagaaaTTGTGTttcaaaagtataattttattttttagaaaattattacACTAAATCATATATGCACATCCGATTTcagctttttaatttttttattattaggaaAAGTTGAAATCGTAGTTTAAGATACGATTTCAACGTGTTTTTTTaacatatgtattttttaattatattttacatataaattcattagaaaaaattaaaattatattttaacatatgattttaattcttagagaaaaaaataatattttaaacaaataaaaaataaaatcatactttaatacatgatttttttattataaaattatatatcaaaGTACATTATCTATTttcataattcttaaaaaaattacctattattatgataattttttaaaaatttgatcatTTCCGTAATTAACCCCATATTtcataatcaattataataaaaatcaatttcattagAAATCAATTCTACAATAGCCCATCCAAAATCAATCTAAGACCAAGACTATGCTTTTTCTTTCtcaacatcaaaattaaataagttaaaatgaGTAGTGTATGATACCTGCAACAGTCTCCAACATTTCCTCCACACTGATGGAAAGACATGACAACCTGAAGCTTCAAGCCATGCCTTTGAACCATCTGCACAAGTTCAGCATAGGCTTCCCAATTATACTTCAAGGGTCCCTCTTTTTCCACCAAACCCCACCAAGCATCCACCATCACTCCTTCCACTCCCGCACTCTTCAGTGCCATCAAACTAGCATTCATTGCTCTCGGCTTATTCAAAGTCCCTCCCATTGTTACAGTGTCCAACGGAAGCATCACAAACACGGGAACTCTCATTGAATCATTGTGGCTATGTGCAACCGATGGCGCGTGAACCTTCTCCCTTTTCTCGTTTATCATCGTTACTTCGGAGTTgaagttgttgtttttgttcttgttgttgtctCCTGTGACATGTGTTTGTTGCATGGAACTCTTTGCTCTAAGACGGAAAGATGGGTTGGCTTTTGCAAAGTTAAACACTTTGGTGGGAACCTCGTCATCGGGTTTTTGGAGTTTGGTTTCTTTCTGGCTGGCGAGGGAAATTGAAGAGCGAAGTGTTAaagccatttttttttctgtgtctGTGTTTGATACGGAGGGAGAAAATATATTGGAAGTGTTCAAGTGCTAGATGGTTTATTTATGAACTAAAAAGCAAAGCCTCTTTTGGGAATCGATAGTGACACACTTGGGTAGGTCCCATATCGAAAAGTGGAAAAAGTGCAAGAAAATCAACACTAGCTGGCTGTGTATGGGACGTGCTTACGTGGTTCCACCTCTTCCATtcttatccaaacaaaaatcacGTAGGATTTCAGTTGAGGAAGAAGTTAAACGTGCATCAAGTTTGTAGTAGATTTgtgtaataaaaaagaatgagaaaGGAAAAATTAGAGAGAGTAGCTAATAGCGTGTGTTTGCTTACAGGTTATCGTAAAGAGAAGCACCTAATGTTGCGGAAGGTACGAGTGTTCTGATTcgattttattaaaaagtcattcgaattaaaattaaaaaatatatgcaatttaattttcatttaaaataaaatttaaatcaaatcaaattaatattttactatttgatgcatttaatttttttttattcaaccattattttattaaaatttatatattttcttttcaacttttaaactaagttacatttaaaaaattactagcaATAATCTAAGAAACATATTAATATgctaaatcttttaaaa
The nucleotide sequence above comes from Glycine soja cultivar W05 chromosome 11, ASM419377v2, whole genome shotgun sequence. Encoded proteins:
- the LOC114377434 gene encoding beta-amylase 3, chloroplastic-like, encoding MALTLRSSISLASQKETKLQKPDDEVPTKVFNFAKANPSFRLRAKSSMQQTHVTGDNNKNKNNNFNSEVTMINEKREKVHAPSVAHSHNDSMRVPVFVMLPLDTVTMGGTLNKPRAMNASLMALKSAGVEGVMVDAWWGLVEKEGPLKYNWEAYAELVQMVQRHGLKLQVVMSFHQCGGNVGDCCSIPLPPWVLEEIRKNPEMVYTDRSGRRNPEYISLGCDSMPVLRGRTPLQVYSDYMRSFRHRFRDYLGSVIIEIQVGMGPCGELRYPSYPESNGTWRFPGIGEFQCYDKYMRASLEASTEAIGKKEWGKSGPHDSGQYNQFPEDTGFFKREGTWNTEYGQFFLDWYSTKLVEHGEKILVSAKGIFNSCGVKLSAKVAGIHWHYKTRSHAAELTAGYYNTRFRDGYLPIAQMVAKHGVVLNFTCMEMRDREQHEHCSPEGLVHQVKMAARTAGAELAGENALERYDAGAFSQVLSTSNSGSGLAAFTYLRMNRRLFEGDNWRHFVEFVKCMSEGGKRQRLPQSDSCGTHLYVGHITGIQKQQEQAQEVALV